The following are encoded in a window of Solirubrobacterales bacterium genomic DNA:
- a CDS encoding response regulator transcription factor, whose amino-acid sequence MSEDRRCMVIDAEPIVRHGVRELLGRRYEVEEAENGSGALELLTSIGDFDIAIVDLCRASGPDHDEDLSGTAAIRALRKAQPGLGIVAHGPQAQRHAATEAIRAGATAYVVKSSPLEELNRAVDAALESERFVDPAADGRGRSALTRRQCEILQLYADGQSTARVATRLGLSAETVRSHTKAILARLGARDRAHAVAIAFRSSLIE is encoded by the coding sequence GTGAGCGAGGACCGACGCTGCATGGTCATAGACGCTGAGCCCATCGTGCGCCATGGGGTGCGCGAGCTGCTCGGCCGCCGGTACGAGGTAGAGGAGGCCGAGAACGGCAGCGGCGCCCTCGAGCTGCTCACCTCGATCGGTGACTTCGACATCGCGATCGTCGACCTGTGTCGCGCAAGCGGGCCGGACCACGACGAAGACCTCTCCGGAACGGCCGCAATCCGGGCCCTCCGCAAGGCGCAACCGGGTCTCGGGATCGTCGCCCACGGGCCCCAGGCTCAACGTCACGCCGCCACCGAGGCGATCAGGGCGGGCGCCACCGCCTACGTGGTCAAGAGCTCGCCGCTCGAGGAGCTGAACCGCGCGGTGGACGCCGCTCTTGAGTCCGAGCGGTTCGTCGACCCGGCGGCTGACGGCAGGGGCCGGTCCGCTCTCACACGCCGCCAGTGCGAGATTCTCCAGCTCTATGCCGACGGCCAGTCGACCGCGCGGGTCGCGACGCGGCTCGGCCTGAGCGCCGAGACAGTCCGCTCGCACACGAAGGCGATCTTGGCGCGACTAGGCGCCCGCGATCGCGCCCACGCCGTGGCGATCGCCTTTCGTAGCTCGCTAATCGAGTAA
- the cysK gene encoding cysteine synthase A, with protein MVATGPERRLSGYFGAVVGGEPRTNEELGAIAREASSTVGNTPLVVLRRMAEGLSAEVVAKLEYLNPGGSVKDRIGVAMIDAAEREGLVTPGRTVIVEPTSGNTGIALAMVCAARGYELVLTLPEGMTRERTALLRTYGAEVHETPSLGGMNEAVELAERIASERGAFMPQQFRNPANPEIHRRTTAEEIWRDLDGEVDAFVCGVGTGGTITGVGQVLKERRPSVRVVAVEPATSTVLSGGIAGPHKIQGIGAGFVPEVLDRAVIDEVIPVDDETALRRAREAARCEGLLVGISAGAAIDAALELAARPELSGKRVVVIVPDGGERYMSLPFFAPE; from the coding sequence GTGGTTGCGACCGGCCCCGAGCGCCGCCTTTCCGGGTACTTTGGCGCGGTCGTGGGTGGAGAGCCGCGCACTAATGAGGAACTCGGGGCGATCGCGCGAGAGGCATCGAGCACGGTCGGCAACACGCCTCTCGTCGTCCTCAGGCGAATGGCGGAGGGGCTGAGCGCCGAGGTCGTCGCCAAGCTCGAATACCTGAATCCCGGTGGGTCAGTCAAGGACCGGATAGGCGTGGCGATGATCGACGCCGCCGAGCGTGAGGGGCTGGTGACGCCGGGGCGGACGGTGATCGTTGAGCCGACCAGCGGCAACACCGGGATCGCGCTGGCGATGGTCTGCGCGGCCCGCGGCTACGAGCTCGTCCTGACCCTGCCCGAGGGAATGACCCGGGAGCGGACCGCGCTTCTACGCACCTATGGCGCGGAGGTTCACGAGACCCCGTCGCTCGGTGGCATGAACGAGGCCGTGGAGCTCGCAGAGCGAATCGCGAGCGAACGCGGCGCGTTCATGCCCCAGCAGTTCCGAAACCCGGCCAACCCCGAGATCCACCGGCGCACAACCGCCGAGGAGATCTGGCGCGATCTGGACGGCGAGGTCGATGCCTTCGTCTGCGGGGTCGGCACCGGCGGCACGATTACCGGCGTCGGGCAGGTGCTCAAGGAACGCCGCCCCTCGGTGCGGGTGGTCGCCGTGGAGCCTGCCACGTCGACGGTGCTGTCCGGTGGGATCGCGGGCCCCCACAAGATCCAGGGGATCGGCGCCGGCTTCGTTCCCGAGGTGCTGGACCGCGCCGTGATCGACGAGGTCATCCCGGTCGACGACGAGACCGCGCTGCGGCGGGCGCGCGAGGCGGCGCGGTGCGAAGGGCTCCTGGTCGGGATCTCGGCCGGCGCGGCGATCGACGCGGCACTGGAGCTCGCTGCCCGGCCCGAGCTCTCAGGCAAGCGAGTCGTCGTCATCGTCCCCGACGGAGGCGAGCGCTATATGTCGCTGCCGTTCTTCGCTCCGGAGTAA
- a CDS encoding Rrf2 family transcriptional regulator, whose protein sequence is MISVTSKSRYAVVGLAELARVGERPVPIAQVAERRGMPVQFLEQLFTTLRRDGLLQSHRGVKGGYTLARPPEEITVLEVVQSLDGRLGDEGKEAGGIWEQGVEALRDVFRSTTIADIARREAESKGAGMYHI, encoded by the coding sequence ATGATCTCGGTGACGTCGAAGTCCCGTTACGCGGTGGTCGGCCTCGCGGAGCTGGCGCGTGTGGGGGAGCGTCCGGTGCCGATTGCTCAGGTCGCAGAGCGGCGAGGGATGCCCGTGCAGTTCCTGGAGCAGCTGTTCACGACCCTGCGCCGCGATGGGCTGCTTCAGAGCCACCGCGGCGTCAAGGGCGGCTACACGCTTGCCCGGCCTCCGGAGGAGATCACGGTGCTCGAGGTCGTGCAGTCCCTTGATGGCAGGCTGGGCGACGAGGGCAAGGAAGCGGGCGGCATCTGGGAGCAGGGGGTCGAGGCGCTGCGCGACGTCTTCCGAAGCACCACCATCGCGGACATCGCCCGTCGGGAGGCCGAGTCGAAGGGCGCGGGGATGTACCACATCTGA
- the epsC gene encoding serine O-acetyltransferase EpsC: MFGLHTLQRVGKEIRADVASARDRDPAARGVGTAEILMNWAGVQAILVHRVAHALHESGVPLVPMALSYTSRAVTGVEIHPAARIGADLFIDHGSGVVIGETAEIGDRVTLYQGVTLGGTGFARGKRHPTVEDDVSIGSGAKLLGPVTVGRSAKVGANTVVIEDVPPDSTVVGNPGHPVRVEGRRVEGPDADWIHLPDPVADAIKGLAERIGELERRLGDLDGKQSQGEVRELNPKRGPSTAGG; encoded by the coding sequence ATGTTCGGCCTCCATACCCTTCAACGCGTCGGCAAGGAGATCAGGGCCGACGTGGCCTCGGCGCGCGACCGCGATCCCGCGGCGCGGGGGGTGGGCACCGCCGAAATCCTCATGAACTGGGCCGGGGTGCAGGCGATCCTCGTGCACCGCGTCGCACACGCCCTGCACGAGTCCGGCGTGCCGCTGGTGCCGATGGCGCTTTCGTACACGAGTCGCGCGGTGACCGGGGTCGAGATTCATCCGGCTGCCCGGATCGGCGCCGATCTGTTCATTGATCACGGCTCCGGCGTCGTCATCGGCGAGACCGCGGAGATCGGCGACCGGGTGACGCTGTATCAAGGCGTCACACTCGGCGGCACCGGATTTGCGCGAGGCAAGCGCCACCCCACGGTCGAGGACGACGTTTCGATCGGCTCGGGCGCCAAGCTGCTGGGGCCGGTGACCGTCGGCCGCTCCGCGAAAGTGGGCGCGAACACGGTCGTGATCGAGGATGTGCCGCCAGACTCCACCGTGGTGGGCAATCCTGGCCACCCGGTCCGGGTCGAGGGCCGTCGGGTCGAGGGACCCGATGCCGATTGGATCCACCTGCCGGACCCGGTGGCCGATGCCATCAAGGGCCTGGCAGAGCGGATCGGCGAGCTGGAGCGCCGCCTCGGCGACCTCGACGGAAAGCAGTCCCAGGGCGAGGTGCGCGAGCTGAACCCCAAGCGCGGGCCTTCCACCGCAGGAGGCTGA
- a CDS encoding nuclear transport factor 2 family protein translates to MSEDNAEIVRRQNEAWNRRDLRTWLALYRPEAEIDWSRSRGPLKGVYRGDREREAFWEAFWSTFDDVHVEMHGFTEVGSEIVVPNTAHVRGRQGIEVLARSTFVFTVEKGQIIRLRLFQEQAEALEAVGLRE, encoded by the coding sequence ATGTCGGAGGACAATGCCGAGATCGTGCGGCGCCAGAACGAAGCGTGGAACCGGCGCGACCTGAGGACATGGTTGGCCTTGTATCGGCCCGAGGCGGAAATTGACTGGTCGCGGTCTCGAGGGCCGCTCAAGGGCGTCTATCGCGGTGATCGCGAGCGTGAGGCCTTCTGGGAGGCATTCTGGTCGACTTTCGACGACGTTCATGTCGAGATGCACGGCTTCACGGAGGTTGGCTCCGAGATCGTGGTCCCAAACACCGCCCACGTCCGAGGGCGCCAGGGGATCGAAGTACTCGCGAGAAGCACGTTCGTGTTCACGGTCGAGAAAGGACAGATCATTCGCCTTCGCTTGTTCCAGGAGCAAGCTGAAGCCCTCGAAGCCGTCGGGCTGCGGGAGTAG
- a CDS encoding HDOD domain-containing protein translates to MSRLPALAESRSRFLHASDREAASPGELAQTIESDVALTIAVMRAAGGASPNGRTGGVHQAIDELSAPGVREVVVSIDTYDPLNSPSVQAQRHERFRRHAVATRHATDRIGELARLPERDELAIAALVHDIGRMVLWEMYGQFEKLDDRKMAPEARVRCERRELGIDHALVGAVLARRWGFPRGVAVAIERHHASRAGGHAAAIRLADLIVHHAHGEAAPADAIVDAASRLGLERKQLGSLLYEFPYLGTERRRGSEPCPLSAREIDALRGLAEGKVYKQIASELSLSVSTIRTHLHNVYRKIDAVDRAQAVLIARDRGWI, encoded by the coding sequence GTGTCACGTCTGCCGGCACTGGCCGAGTCCCGCAGCCGATTCCTGCACGCCTCCGATCGCGAGGCGGCGTCACCGGGGGAGCTCGCGCAGACGATCGAGTCCGATGTCGCCCTGACGATTGCCGTCATGCGTGCGGCAGGCGGGGCGAGTCCTAACGGCAGGACGGGCGGTGTGCACCAGGCGATCGATGAGCTGAGCGCGCCGGGTGTTCGAGAGGTTGTCGTCTCGATCGACACTTATGACCCGCTGAATTCGCCCAGCGTCCAAGCCCAGCGGCACGAGCGCTTTCGGCGGCACGCCGTGGCCACGCGACACGCCACCGACCGGATCGGAGAGTTGGCTCGGCTTCCGGAACGAGACGAGCTGGCGATCGCGGCGCTTGTCCACGATATCGGGCGCATGGTCCTGTGGGAGATGTATGGGCAGTTCGAGAAGCTCGACGACCGCAAGATGGCGCCCGAAGCGCGGGTGCGATGTGAGAGGCGCGAGCTCGGAATCGACCACGCCCTCGTGGGGGCGGTCCTCGCCAGGCGCTGGGGTTTTCCCCGTGGGGTCGCGGTCGCAATCGAGCGCCATCACGCCTCGCGTGCCGGCGGGCATGCGGCGGCCATCCGGCTGGCCGACCTGATCGTCCACCATGCCCATGGCGAGGCCGCCCCCGCCGACGCGATCGTCGATGCTGCCTCGCGGCTCGGACTCGAGCGCAAGCAGCTGGGCTCGCTCCTCTATGAGTTTCCCTATCTGGGAACGGAGCGCCGACGCGGCTCGGAGCCCTGCCCGCTGTCCGCGCGCGAGATCGACGCGCTGCGCGGGCTCGCGGAGGGCAAGGTCTACAAGCAGATTGCCTCCGAGCTGTCGCTCTCGGTGAGCACCATTCGCACCCACCTGCACAACGTCTACCGCAAGATCGACGCGGTGGACCGCGCCCAGGCCGTCCTCATCGCCCGCGACCGCGGCTGGATCTAG
- the gltX gene encoding glutamate--tRNA ligase gives MARFRFAPSPTGALHIGGARTALYNWLLARNSGGTLVLRIEDTDRERSVPENVEQILDALRWLELDWDEGPLSQHERRRRHRERVDELIAGGHAYPDPATAEDVRAWKETHGGAGYRGTSRDEPGAAVRLRVPDEGVTVVEDMIRGAVRFENRIQDDFVIARGDGTPLYNLAVAVDDADMGITDVVRGDDHLSNTPKQLLVLRALGVPEPRYAHLPLLHGPDGRKLSKRHGAASVQELRQRGYLPAALRNYLALLGWGTDDDATILSTEELIERFSIDRVGRSSAIFDERKLRWLNGRYMRELALPSYEQVVAAHLRRVGNPHDAEAFEAASPEQRRRACEIVRDKAQTLEEVWPLIRFLFAGPVDDAGAWDRMLTPEARSVLSEALEALRSADGFDASAIEAALGQVVERSGLSANSIYQPIRVAITGTTVSPGIFDSLAALGREESLARIEQALKSLG, from the coding sequence ATGGCTCGCTTTCGCTTCGCCCCGTCGCCGACGGGGGCGCTGCACATCGGCGGCGCCCGGACGGCGCTTTACAACTGGCTATTGGCCCGGAACTCGGGCGGCACGCTGGTGCTGCGGATCGAGGACACGGATCGCGAGCGCTCGGTCCCCGAGAACGTGGAGCAGATCCTCGACGCCCTGCGGTGGCTGGAGCTCGACTGGGACGAGGGGCCGCTGAGCCAGCACGAGCGCCGCCGGCGCCACCGCGAACGGGTGGACGAGCTGATCGCGGGCGGCCACGCTTACCCCGATCCGGCGACCGCCGAGGACGTTCGCGCCTGGAAGGAGACCCACGGTGGCGCGGGCTATCGGGGCACGTCCCGCGACGAGCCCGGCGCAGCGGTGCGACTACGGGTGCCGGACGAGGGGGTGACCGTGGTGGAGGACATGATCCGCGGCGCCGTCCGGTTCGAGAACCGGATCCAGGACGACTTCGTGATCGCACGGGGCGACGGCACCCCGCTGTACAACCTCGCGGTTGCGGTGGACGACGCGGACATGGGGATCACCGACGTCGTTCGCGGCGACGACCACCTCTCGAACACGCCGAAGCAATTGCTGGTGCTCCGCGCTCTCGGTGTCCCCGAACCGCGCTACGCGCATCTGCCGCTCCTGCACGGGCCCGACGGGCGCAAGCTCTCCAAGCGGCATGGCGCCGCTTCGGTGCAGGAGCTACGGCAGCGCGGTTATCTACCCGCCGCCCTCCGCAACTACCTCGCCCTGCTTGGTTGGGGAACCGACGACGATGCGACGATCCTCAGCACTGAGGAGCTGATCGAGCGCTTCTCGATCGATCGCGTAGGCCGTTCCTCGGCGATCTTCGACGAGCGCAAGCTGCGCTGGCTCAACGGGCGCTACATGCGCGAGCTGGCGCTTCCCTCCTACGAGCAGGTGGTGGCCGCTCACCTGCGACGCGTGGGCAACCCACACGACGCGGAAGCATTCGAGGCTGCAAGTCCGGAGCAGCGAAGGAGGGCGTGCGAGATCGTTCGGGATAAGGCGCAGACGCTAGAAGAGGTGTGGCCCTTGATCCGGTTCCTGTTCGCGGGGCCGGTCGACGATGCGGGCGCCTGGGACCGGATGCTGACCCCCGAGGCGCGCTCCGTGCTGTCGGAAGCCCTCGAGGCACTGCGCTCTGCTGACGGCTTCGACGCGTCGGCGATCGAGGCGGCTCTGGGCCAGGTCGTGGAGCGCTCGGGCCTCAGCGCAAACTCCATCTATCAGCCGATCCGTGTCGCGATCACCGGAACCACGGTCTCGCCGGGCATCTTCGACTCGCTTGCCGCGCTGGGACGCGAGGAGTCCCTGGCCAGAATCGAGCAGGCGCTGAAGAGCCTGGGGTGA
- a CDS encoding bifunctional 5,10-methylenetetrahydrofolate dehydrogenase/5,10-methenyltetrahydrofolate cyclohydrolase — MGATVIDGKAVAAEVRGRVATSVKEFAGANGGRVPGLATVLVGDDPASQIYIANKRRQVEEVGMRSVHHGMDASIDQDELLGLVAALNADTEVDGILVQLPLPAGIDQDAVIAAIDLRKDVDGLTAPSAGLLAQGRPDLVPCTAQGVIELLRHTGIELEGAEAVVVGRSILVGRPLASLLLNAHATVTVCHSRTHDLAGVCRRGDILIAAVGSPRLVKADWVKPGATVIDVGVNRTDDGVVGDVDFAAVLEVAGAITPVPGGVGPMTIAMLLQNTVSAARSRSD; from the coding sequence GTGGGCGCGACGGTGATCGACGGGAAAGCTGTTGCGGCCGAGGTTCGCGGGCGCGTGGCGACCTCGGTGAAGGAGTTCGCGGGGGCGAACGGCGGCCGGGTGCCCGGGCTGGCCACCGTGCTCGTTGGCGACGATCCCGCCTCGCAGATCTACATCGCCAACAAGCGCCGCCAGGTGGAGGAGGTGGGAATGCGCTCGGTGCACCACGGGATGGACGCCTCGATCGACCAGGACGAGCTGCTCGGCCTGGTCGCCGCCTTGAACGCCGACACCGAGGTGGACGGCATCCTGGTGCAGCTGCCGCTTCCCGCAGGGATCGACCAGGACGCGGTGATCGCCGCGATCGATCTCCGGAAGGACGTCGACGGGCTGACCGCTCCCAGCGCCGGCTTGCTCGCCCAGGGGCGCCCCGACCTGGTGCCGTGCACTGCCCAGGGGGTGATCGAGCTTCTCCGTCATACGGGGATCGAGCTGGAGGGGGCGGAGGCAGTGGTTGTCGGCCGCTCGATCCTGGTCGGCCGGCCGCTGGCCAGCCTGCTGTTGAATGCGCACGCCACGGTTACGGTCTGTCACTCCCGGACGCACGACCTGGCGGGCGTTTGCCGGCGCGGGGACATCCTCATCGCGGCGGTCGGCTCGCCGCGACTGGTGAAGGCCGACTGGGTGAAGCCCGGCGCCACGGTGATTGACGTGGGCGTCAATCGCACCGATGACGGTGTGGTCGGCGACGTTGACTTCGCCGCCGTCCTCGAGGTGGCGGGCGCGATCACGCCGGTGCCCGGCGGGGTTGGACCGATGACCATCGCGATGCTGCTTCAGAACACGGTTTCGGCCGCCAGATCCCGCTCGGACTGA
- a CDS encoding UvrD-helicase domain-containing protein, with product MATETGLRPIEPGASQVERLLAELNPPQREAVVHGEGPLLVLAGAGSGKTRVLTYRIAYLLATGQAQPSEILAITFTNKAAGEMRERVEQLVGRVSRLMWVMTFHSACARILRAEAERLGYKRAFTIYDQADSLRMVKRCLEELDVDPKRFPPRAIRAQISAAKSQLIDADEYSAAQGSHFERTAADVYRLYERRMLEANAMDFDDLLVRTVNLLELFEDVRERYRRAFRWVLVDEYQDTNRVQYRLLQLLCTERGNLFVVGDDFQSIYAFRHADIRNILEFERDFPETTVVKLEQNYRSTQTILDAANGVIANNRGQKPKRLWTDADAGDPVAIVELDDEHAEARYVASEVERLVTDEGVPRDEIAVFYRVNAQSRVLEDTLVRFEIPYQVIGGTKFYERAEIKDAIAYLSLIANPADAVSFARIVNSPRRGIGQTTEGRLLSHANTTGEDIWDVSARPEQVPGLGPTAVKAVGRFAEVMQGLRERTRGGLAPLGAASGDASPGSGSVAELLEAVLTDSGYLEALESERTIEAEGRIENLRELIGVAGEFDANRELEGESQARPLEEFLAQLALYTDQDALQAEEELCTLMTLHNAKGLEYEAVFMIGCEEGVFPHMRSLEEGNLEEERRLCYVGMTRAKQRLCLTFARRRSLYGGRGHNLRSRFLGEIPDELVERQGAAPTTGWAAAGLGAAVGIGARERARPQSSPLELQVGDDIVHATLGAGVVTGVEPDQVIVVRFAGEATERKLMADYAPLKKV from the coding sequence GTGGCCACTGAGACAGGGTTAAGGCCGATTGAGCCGGGCGCCAGCCAGGTCGAGCGCCTGCTCGCGGAGCTGAATCCGCCGCAGCGCGAGGCGGTCGTTCACGGTGAGGGGCCCCTGCTGGTGCTTGCCGGGGCCGGCTCCGGGAAGACGCGCGTGCTCACCTATCGGATCGCCTACCTGCTGGCCACCGGGCAGGCGCAGCCCTCCGAGATCCTGGCGATCACCTTCACCAACAAGGCCGCCGGCGAGATGCGCGAGCGCGTCGAGCAACTGGTGGGCCGCGTCTCGCGCCTGATGTGGGTGATGACCTTCCACTCGGCCTGCGCCCGGATCCTGCGCGCCGAGGCCGAGCGCCTTGGCTACAAGCGCGCCTTCACGATCTACGACCAGGCCGATTCGCTACGGATGGTCAAGCGTTGTCTGGAGGAGCTGGACGTCGACCCGAAGCGCTTTCCGCCCCGTGCCATCCGCGCCCAGATCTCGGCGGCCAAGAGCCAGCTGATCGATGCTGACGAGTACAGCGCGGCCCAGGGCTCGCACTTCGAGCGCACGGCGGCTGACGTCTACCGGCTATACGAGCGGCGAATGCTGGAGGCGAACGCCATGGACTTCGACGACCTGCTCGTACGCACCGTGAACCTGCTGGAGCTGTTCGAGGACGTGCGCGAGCGTTACCGTCGCGCCTTCCGTTGGGTGCTCGTCGACGAGTATCAGGACACGAACCGAGTCCAGTACCGCCTCCTCCAGCTCCTCTGCACCGAGCGGGGAAACCTGTTCGTGGTGGGGGACGACTTCCAGTCCATCTACGCCTTTCGGCACGCCGACATCCGCAACATCCTCGAGTTCGAGCGTGACTTCCCGGAGACGACGGTCGTCAAGCTGGAGCAGAACTACCGGTCCACCCAGACGATCCTCGACGCGGCCAACGGAGTGATCGCCAACAATCGCGGCCAGAAGCCCAAGCGCCTGTGGACGGATGCGGATGCCGGTGACCCCGTAGCGATCGTCGAGCTCGACGACGAGCACGCCGAGGCGCGGTACGTGGCCTCGGAGGTGGAGCGGCTCGTAACGGACGAGGGTGTGCCGCGTGACGAAATCGCGGTCTTTTATCGAGTCAACGCGCAGAGCCGGGTGCTCGAGGACACGCTGGTGCGCTTCGAGATTCCCTACCAGGTGATCGGGGGCACGAAGTTCTACGAGCGGGCGGAGATCAAGGACGCCATCGCGTACCTGAGCCTGATCGCCAATCCCGCCGACGCGGTCTCGTTCGCGCGGATCGTCAACTCGCCGCGTCGCGGAATCGGCCAGACGACCGAGGGGCGGCTCCTGTCGCACGCCAACACCACCGGGGAGGACATCTGGGACGTGTCCGCTCGGCCGGAGCAGGTGCCGGGCCTGGGACCGACCGCGGTGAAGGCGGTGGGCCGCTTCGCCGAGGTGATGCAGGGCCTACGCGAACGCACTAGGGGGGGCCTGGCCCCCCTCGGCGCCGCCTCTGGCGACGCCTCCCCCGGGTCGGGCTCCGTGGCCGAGCTGCTGGAGGCGGTGCTGACCGACAGCGGCTACCTCGAGGCGCTTGAGTCTGAGAGGACGATCGAGGCGGAAGGGCGTATCGAGAACCTGCGGGAGCTGATCGGCGTCGCCGGCGAGTTCGACGCCAACCGAGAGCTGGAGGGCGAGAGCCAGGCCCGGCCGCTGGAGGAGTTTCTGGCCCAGCTCGCCTTGTACACGGACCAGGACGCGCTCCAGGCCGAGGAGGAGCTCTGCACGCTGATGACCCTCCACAACGCCAAGGGGCTCGAATACGAGGCCGTGTTCATGATCGGCTGCGAGGAGGGAGTGTTCCCGCATATGCGCTCGCTGGAGGAGGGAAATCTCGAGGAGGAGCGCCGACTCTGCTACGTGGGAATGACGCGCGCCAAGCAACGGCTTTGCCTTACCTTCGCCCGACGGCGAAGCCTGTACGGAGGTCGGGGGCACAACCTCCGCTCGCGGTTTCTGGGCGAGATCCCGGACGAGCTCGTGGAGCGCCAGGGCGCGGCACCGACGACCGGCTGGGCTGCCGCTGGGCTCGGCGCGGCGGTTGGGATCGGCGCGCGCGAGCGCGCCCGCCCCCAGTCCTCGCCGCTCGAGCTTCAGGTCGGGGACGACATCGTGCACGCGACCCTTGGCGCAGGTGTGGTGACCGGGGTGGAGCCCGACCAGGTGATCGTCGTTCGGTTCGCCGGCGAGGCGACAGAGCGCAAGCTGATGGCGGATTACGCGCCGTTGAAGAAGGTTTGA
- a CDS encoding sugar transferase: protein MSAPKQSRSWSLGPLGARRLLDLIALGIVPATAAGVLAFTHSGRPYWGMVVAVLIFVANQLVSRTRYPLHLMPIARFATCVLSPLLGALLAWAVALSTGMGSLGDSLIPAVVGALPLAAFGCWIRGRFDMSVGVRIAVIGDPEVADGLSKEIAMARVHGYRVLGWVSVNGRSPAELATEVPYLGPIEDLRRIVPAHQIELLVHAQGPSGEVSRLEIFEAVGAGCLDLPVKLIEASQFYEELLGHVPVGQINAAWFQYLMHPRYRRTPTFTKRAFDLAIGGVALVFAAPLIALFAVIIKLSDGGPVFYRQRRVGEGGCEFEMIKLRSMRPDAQASGAQWSSRDDHRVLPVGRLMRKLHVDELPQLWNVLRGEMTLVGPRPEQPQLVSELERRFPHYERRSLVKPGITGWAQVRCGYAGTSEGSAWKLCHDLYYVKHRSLLADLMIILETALALGHRAQFELDPPGEQFIVMNEAAVEALST from the coding sequence ATGAGCGCGCCTAAGCAATCTCGATCCTGGTCGCTGGGGCCCCTGGGCGCGCGTCGCCTGCTGGACCTCATCGCGCTCGGGATTGTGCCTGCAACCGCCGCCGGCGTGCTCGCCTTCACGCACAGTGGCCGTCCCTACTGGGGGATGGTTGTCGCCGTCTTGATCTTTGTCGCGAACCAGCTGGTCAGCCGCACGAGGTATCCGCTCCACCTGATGCCGATCGCCAGGTTCGCCACTTGCGTTCTCAGCCCGCTGCTCGGGGCTCTCTTGGCCTGGGCGGTGGCCCTCTCCACGGGAATGGGCTCGTTGGGGGACTCCCTGATCCCCGCAGTCGTGGGCGCTTTGCCGCTCGCGGCTTTCGGGTGCTGGATCAGGGGCCGCTTCGACATGAGCGTTGGGGTGCGCATCGCAGTCATCGGCGACCCGGAGGTCGCCGATGGGCTCAGCAAGGAGATCGCGATGGCGAGGGTTCACGGTTACCGGGTCCTCGGGTGGGTCTCCGTCAATGGCCGATCTCCTGCTGAGCTGGCAACCGAGGTTCCGTATCTCGGCCCGATCGAGGACCTCCGTCGGATCGTCCCTGCTCACCAGATCGAGTTGCTCGTCCACGCGCAGGGCCCCTCCGGGGAGGTCTCTCGCCTCGAAATCTTCGAAGCTGTTGGTGCCGGCTGCCTCGATCTGCCGGTGAAGTTGATCGAGGCAAGCCAGTTCTACGAGGAGCTGCTGGGCCACGTTCCGGTCGGGCAGATCAACGCGGCCTGGTTTCAGTACCTGATGCACCCGCGCTATAGGCGCACCCCGACCTTCACTAAGCGCGCCTTCGACCTCGCAATCGGCGGCGTGGCGCTGGTCTTCGCTGCGCCGCTGATCGCCCTGTTCGCGGTGATCATCAAGCTGTCGGACGGGGGCCCCGTGTTCTACCGCCAGCGCCGAGTCGGCGAGGGCGGGTGCGAGTTCGAGATGATCAAGCTGCGCTCCATGCGCCCGGACGCCCAGGCGAGTGGTGCACAGTGGTCGAGCCGTGACGACCACCGCGTTCTACCCGTCGGCCGCTTGATGCGCAAGCTCCACGTCGACGAGCTTCCCCAGCTGTGGAACGTCCTGCGCGGCGAGATGACGCTGGTCGGCCCACGGCCCGAGCAGCCGCAGCTCGTCTCGGAGCTCGAACGCCGCTTTCCCCACTACGAGCGCCGAAGTCTGGTGAAGCCGGGCATCACCGGCTGGGCGCAGGTGCGCTGCGGCTATGCGGGGACCAGCGAGGGCTCCGCCTGGAAGCTCTGTCACGACCTCTACTACGTGAAGCACCGCTCGCTTCTCGCCGATCTGATGATCATCCTTGAGACCGCTCTGGCGCTCGGCCATCGAGCCCAGTTCGAACTGGATCCGCCGGGCGAGCAGTTCATCGTCATGAACGAGGCGGCGGTGGAGGCTCTCAGCACCTAA
- a CDS encoding GFA family protein, which produces MSQDGKASKGQCFCGAVTVVVTGDPVGAGYCHCNACRSWSASPVNAFTLWKPEAVKVTQGDDKLGEYHKNERAYRQWCKVCGGHVLTRHPEWDLVSVYAATIPALPFAPALHVNYESTVLRMKDGLPKFKDFPKQSGGTGETIAE; this is translated from the coding sequence ATGAGCCAGGATGGAAAAGCCTCGAAAGGGCAGTGCTTCTGTGGCGCTGTCACGGTTGTCGTCACAGGCGATCCGGTGGGCGCTGGCTACTGCCATTGCAACGCCTGCAGGAGCTGGTCCGCCAGCCCGGTCAACGCATTCACGCTCTGGAAGCCCGAGGCGGTGAAGGTGACCCAAGGAGACGACAAACTCGGGGAGTACCACAAGAACGAGCGCGCCTATCGGCAGTGGTGCAAGGTCTGCGGCGGCCATGTGCTGACGCGGCACCCGGAGTGGGACTTGGTCAGCGTCTACGCGGCGACGATCCCTGCGCTTCCGTTCGCACCCGCATTGCACGTCAACTACGAGTCGACCGTGCTGCGCATGAAGGATGGCCTCCCCAAGTTCAAGGACTTCCCGAAACAGTCGGGCGGCACCGGCGAGACGATCGCCGAGTAG